The Roseococcus microcysteis genome contains a region encoding:
- a CDS encoding TRAP transporter large permease produces the protein MPPLMFAGLVVFLLLGFPVAFSLCAVGLGFGLFFIELGFFTPAYLGNLPPRVFGILSNDLLLAIPFFTLMGAILERCGLAEELLESTAQLFGKIPGGLAFAVVLVGALLGAVTGTVAASVLAMGVIALPIMLRYGYDQRLATGVVAASGTITQLIPPSLVLIVLSDQLGRSVGDMYAGAIGPALLQILLFLAFVAGVAIVAPHRVPALPPEALMARGWPLYLRVLRGMVPPLLLLFLVLGTILLGLATPTEAGAMGTAGAVALAILNGRFSWKLLREAMGNAMRITAMVIYILIGATVFSLVFQGVDGSHWVEGLLANLPGGQIGFLLFVNAFVFVLGFFLDFFEIAFIVVPLLAPVATKLDIDLVWFGVLLCINLQSSFMTPPFGFALFYIRSIAPKFVATQAIYRGAIPWICLQLLLVAIVMIWPEAVTFLIQGGTGVDPATVTIDVPPPAPPSDDDAMPIFR, from the coding sequence ATGCCGCCCCTGATGTTCGCGGGGCTGGTCGTCTTTCTTCTGCTGGGCTTCCCGGTGGCCTTCAGCCTCTGCGCGGTGGGGCTGGGCTTCGGCCTGTTCTTCATCGAGCTGGGCTTCTTCACCCCGGCCTATCTGGGCAATTTGCCGCCGCGGGTCTTCGGCATCCTGTCCAATGACCTGCTGCTGGCCATTCCCTTCTTCACCCTGATGGGCGCCATCCTGGAGCGCTGCGGCCTGGCCGAGGAATTGCTGGAAAGCACGGCGCAGCTCTTCGGCAAGATTCCCGGCGGGCTCGCCTTCGCCGTGGTGCTCGTGGGCGCGCTGCTGGGCGCGGTGACGGGCACGGTGGCGGCCAGCGTGCTGGCCATGGGCGTCATCGCGCTGCCCATCATGCTGCGCTACGGCTATGACCAGCGGCTGGCGACGGGCGTGGTCGCGGCCTCGGGCACCATCACCCAGCTCATCCCGCCCTCGCTCGTGCTGATCGTGCTGAGCGACCAGCTGGGCCGCTCGGTGGGCGACATGTATGCGGGCGCCATCGGGCCCGCCCTTTTGCAGATCCTGCTGTTCCTGGCCTTCGTGGCGGGCGTGGCGATCGTGGCCCCGCACCGCGTGCCGGCCCTGCCGCCCGAGGCGCTGATGGCGCGTGGCTGGCCGCTCTACTTGCGGGTGCTGCGCGGCATGGTGCCGCCGCTGCTGCTGCTGTTCCTGGTGCTGGGCACCATCCTGCTGGGGCTGGCCACGCCCACGGAGGCGGGCGCCATGGGCACGGCAGGGGCGGTGGCTCTCGCCATCCTGAACGGCCGCTTCAGCTGGAAGCTGCTGCGCGAGGCCATGGGCAACGCCATGCGCATCACCGCCATGGTCATCTACATCCTGATCGGCGCCACGGTGTTCAGCCTGGTGTTCCAGGGCGTGGACGGCTCGCATTGGGTGGAGGGGCTGCTGGCCAATCTGCCGGGCGGGCAGATCGGCTTCCTGCTCTTCGTCAACGCCTTCGTCTTCGTGCTGGGTTTCTTCCTCGACTTCTTCGAGATCGCCTTCATCGTGGTGCCGCTGCTGGCGCCGGTGGCCACCAAGCTCGACATCGACCTGGTGTGGTTCGGGGTGCTGCTGTGCATCAACCTGCAAAGCAGCTTCATGACGCCGCCCTTCGGCTTCGCGCTGTTCTACATCCGCTCCATCGCGCCGAAATTCGTGGCGACCCAGGCGATCTACCGCGGCGCCATTCCCTGGATCTGCCTGCAATTGCTTCTGGTGGCCATCGTGATGATCTGGCCCGAGGCCGTCACCTTCCTGATCCAGGGCGGAACGGGGGTGGACCCGGCGACCGTCACCATTGACGTGCCGCCGCCCGCGCCACCCTCCGATGACGATGCCATGCCGATCTTCCGGTAA
- a CDS encoding aldo/keto reductase, whose amino-acid sequence MTPLRLRDGTAFPRLGQGTWRMGEDGARRKEEVAALRAGLDLGLTLVDTAEMYGEGGAEKVVAEAIAGRREEVFLVSKVYPHNASRRGLPQALERSLKRLKVERLDLYLLHWRGAVPLDETVEAMERAREAGKIARWGVSNLDVEDLLELEAALPDCATDQVLLNLEHRGPEFDLLPFCATQEMPVMAYSPVGQGGALLRHPALVKLAAARGATPGQMALAWTLSLPGVVSIPKASSLAHVRENAAAGEIVLTPEELAALDAAFPPPRRKQELAML is encoded by the coding sequence ATGACCCCATTGCGGCTGCGGGATGGAACCGCGTTTCCCCGGCTCGGCCAGGGCACCTGGCGCATGGGCGAGGACGGCGCCCGCCGCAAGGAGGAGGTGGCGGCGCTGCGGGCGGGCCTCGACCTCGGCCTCACCCTGGTGGACACCGCCGAGATGTATGGCGAGGGCGGGGCCGAGAAGGTCGTGGCGGAGGCCATCGCGGGCCGGCGCGAGGAGGTGTTCCTCGTCTCCAAGGTCTATCCGCACAATGCCTCCCGCCGCGGGTTGCCGCAGGCGCTGGAGCGCAGCCTGAAGCGCCTCAAGGTGGAGCGGCTGGACCTCTATCTGCTGCATTGGCGCGGCGCGGTGCCGCTCGACGAGACGGTGGAGGCGATGGAGCGCGCGCGCGAGGCCGGCAAGATCGCGCGCTGGGGCGTGTCGAACCTGGATGTGGAGGATCTGCTGGAGCTGGAGGCCGCGCTGCCCGATTGCGCCACCGACCAGGTGCTGCTGAACCTGGAGCATCGCGGCCCGGAATTCGACCTGCTGCCCTTCTGCGCCACGCAGGAAATGCCGGTGATGGCCTATTCGCCGGTGGGGCAGGGGGGTGCGCTTCTGCGCCACCCGGCCCTTGTGAAGCTCGCCGCCGCGCGCGGTGCCACGCCGGGGCAGATGGCGCTGGCCTGGACGCTGTCGCTTCCGGGCGTGGTCAGCATTCCCAAGGCCAGCAGCCTCGCCCATGTGCGGGAGAATGCGGCGGCGGGGGAAATTGTGCTGACCCCCGAGGAACTGGCCGCGCTGGACGCGGCCTTCCCGCCGCCGCGCCGCAAGCAGGAACTGGCCATGCTGTAG
- a CDS encoding TRAP transporter small permease subunit has translation MWVLLGFSRGVDWVNERCGRLADWCILLACAISATNAVLRYGFNFSHNGWLEVQWYLFAGVVMLGASYTLQRNQHVRVDILYAMLGERGRLWVDVFGLLFFMLPAIFLLAWMTWPFFLDSWMRHEMSPAPGGLVRWPVKLLMPLGFALLALQGLSELVKRVALLRGDIQPAEVATGYERPEQ, from the coding sequence ATGTGGGTGCTGCTCGGCTTCAGCCGGGGGGTGGATTGGGTGAATGAGCGCTGCGGCCGCCTGGCCGACTGGTGCATCCTGCTGGCCTGCGCCATCAGCGCCACCAACGCCGTGCTGCGCTATGGCTTCAACTTCTCCCACAATGGCTGGCTGGAGGTGCAATGGTATCTCTTCGCCGGCGTGGTGATGCTGGGCGCCAGCTACACCCTGCAGCGCAACCAGCATGTGCGGGTGGACATCCTGTACGCCATGCTGGGCGAGCGGGGGCGGCTGTGGGTGGATGTCTTCGGCCTGCTGTTCTTCATGCTGCCCGCCATCTTCCTGCTGGCCTGGATGACCTGGCCCTTCTTCCTGGACAGCTGGATGCGCCATGAGATGTCGCCCGCCCCGGGCGGGCTGGTGCGCTGGCCGGTCAAGCTGCTGATGCCGCTGGGCTTCGCCCTGCTGGCCCTGCAAGGCCTGTCGGAGCTGGTGAAGCGCGTGGCCCTGCTGCGCGGGGACATCCAGCCCGCCGAGGTCGCCACCGGCTACGAACGCCCCGAGCAGTGA
- a CDS encoding proton-conducting transporter transmembrane domain-containing protein: MLTLLGLGLLALAVLAGLGAAGLGRRLVPLGAAAVAAVLGAVAMATLALGPVEEAALALGPPWGPARLALDALSAWFLLVLAVVALPAALFAAATGPSSRAEAAAFPLFLAAMVLVLLAADAFILLLGFEAMSLASWALVAARHPAGRGRRAARLYFGFAAFSGLCLIAGFALLSAPGMGFSEMRAAPPEGWRGTLALVLILLGAGSKAGLLPFHLWLPLAHPAAATPVSALMSGAMVKIALYVLVRALFDLAGVAQPGWWGRLWWCWGRPRRCGARSAPMSRPTSRPSWPVPRWRMWG; this comes from the coding sequence GTGCTGACGCTTCTCGGCCTCGGCTTGCTCGCGCTGGCGGTGCTGGCTGGGCTGGGGGCCGCGGGGCTGGGACGGCGGCTGGTGCCGCTGGGCGCGGCGGCGGTCGCGGCCGTGCTGGGTGCCGTGGCAATGGCCACGCTGGCGCTGGGGCCGGTCGAGGAGGCGGCTCTCGCCCTCGGCCCGCCCTGGGGGCCGGCGCGCCTGGCGCTGGATGCGCTCTCGGCCTGGTTCCTGCTGGTGCTGGCGGTGGTGGCGCTGCCCGCCGCGCTCTTCGCCGCGGCGACAGGCCCTTCCAGCCGGGCGGAGGCCGCGGCCTTCCCGCTCTTTCTCGCCGCCATGGTGCTGGTGCTGCTGGCGGCCGATGCCTTCATCCTGCTGCTGGGCTTCGAGGCCATGTCGCTCGCCTCCTGGGCGCTGGTCGCGGCGCGGCACCCGGCCGGGCGCGGACGACGGGCGGCGCGACTCTATTTCGGCTTCGCGGCCTTCTCAGGCCTCTGCCTCATCGCGGGCTTCGCTTTGCTCTCGGCGCCCGGCATGGGGTTTTCCGAGATGCGCGCGGCCCCGCCAGAGGGCTGGCGCGGCACGCTGGCCCTGGTGCTGATCCTGCTGGGGGCGGGGTCCAAGGCGGGTCTGCTGCCCTTCCACCTCTGGCTGCCGCTGGCCCACCCGGCCGCCGCCACGCCCGTCTCGGCGCTGATGTCGGGCGCCATGGTGAAGATCGCCCTCTATGTCCTGGTGCGCGCCCTGTTCGACCTGGCGGGTGTGGCGCAGCCGGGCTGGTGGGGGCGCCTTTGGTGGTGCTGGGGGCGGCCACGGCGCTGTGGGGCGCGATCCGCGCCAATGTCGAGACCGACATCAAGGCCATCCTGGCCTGTTCCACGCTGGAGAATGTGGGGCTGA